Genomic DNA from Brassica rapa cultivar Chiifu-401-42 chromosome A04, CAAS_Brap_v3.01, whole genome shotgun sequence:
TGGTCTTAGTTTCTTGACAGTTTTATAGCTTTTGCTCTTTGGGTTTGACCTTAAAGATCCAAGGTTCGGTCTTGGGCCTAGCGAGATGAAACATTCGCCTCTGGCCTCCAAATGTTTAGTGGTTAACAtatgcactacaagaaaacagcgacatactggggaaaaaatcgtcggtatgtcatcggaataacgctattccgacgacataccgacgaaaaaagtcctcggaaataactcctcggaatttcatttttcctcggaaattcctcggaaatttccgacggaattccgaggaaatgaatttccgaggaaatgaatttccgaggaaatgaatttccgaggaaatgaatttccgaggaaattccgaggaccacaagttcgtcggaatttcctcggaatattccgaggaagatgtcgtcggaatatcccgagggatacacttcctcagaatatttccaaaattaaaaaaaaaatataaatttattttttaaaattgaaattcgaaaatataaaattaaaattaaaatagaaaacatatttaaaatacaaaaaaaataaaatagtttttataaataaaaaaaatgttttataaatacaaaattagttataataaatataaatatttttataaatatgaaatcatctttttataaatacaaaatagtttttataaatacaaaaaaaaataaaatagtttttataaataaaaaaaatgttttataaatacaaaattagttataataaatataaatatttttataaatatgaaatcatctttttataaatacaaaatagtttttataaatacaaaaaataataaaatagtgtttataaatcaaaaaatgttttataaatacaaaattagttttaataaatataaatatttttataaatatgaaatcatctttttataaatacaaaatagtttttataaatacaaaaatttatattttatatataaaatacatataactatagaaatttatattttatatataaaatacataaaacgttttataaccacaaaaaaatgattttaaatattatatatatgatttttaatcttaaaaaaagttttatagattttaaaaatgtttaataaatatataaatgaattacaaaaaatagttttaaaaatatttaaaatgttaaataattacaaaaaatagttttcataatattaaaaatgtttaataaatatagaaatttatattttatatatataatacataaaacgttttataaccacaaaaaaatgattttaaatattatatatatgatttttaatcttaaaaaagttttatagattttaaaaatgtttaataaatatataaatgaatttaaaatgcaaaaaatagattttatatacaaaaaacgttttcaatatatatatataattacaaattcgatttttataaccacaaaattaataaaaactaaaaaaaaaaaattcaaatcaagtgaaatacataatcaaactcgattttactcaaatctaccattcaccctaacaaaatctataaatctcattctaaaatcatcaaatctacttaaaaaccatacaaatctaacctaaaagagtgggatagggttcatacatgaggattagggtggaaatcgcgagggagaagagagaaagcgccgtaaatcgcaagggagaagagaggagtcgACGAAATCGCAGGGGAAAGAGAGAGTGCggcggagagaaatggggaagaaggtcgggctcgacctaataaaatgaggggtccgacggaaattatccgtcggaatttcctcggaaatatttactatatccgtcggaatttcctcggaaatcattaattcaattttcgcgaaatatttggcggcttggtttacccggttaaatgaaaatattccgaggaaccaggtttcctcggaatttcctcggaatttaccgaggaaattctgaagaaccagggtttggggtttcaaaacatcgattattttcgccgtatttcatttcttatacaattataatgcataccattgaggattctttgtatagatgatcataaaccatgaaataacaaaatttcaaaaataattgtaagtattccctttaccgtttgttaaagtgtataagtgtttctcttatgttgtgtggttttcgttcatgcaatcgtaaaagtgtttgttattgggtaaaacaccaaagtttgacttcataatctggttaagacacttaatgaaggttatatacgtgttattcaatccgtaaaacgttgttttcggtttaaaaccccaagttcctcggaatttcctcggaattttccgagggaattccgaggaaaactctatcgtcgtcggaatttcctcggaaaattccgaggaaattccgaggaaaaggaatgtataatcaaatccctaaatcgacaagatctattccgaggaaattccgaggaaaacctttctgccctcggaatttcctcggaatttttaaaatccccccaacggctctccaacggctctccaacggctctctaacgtctataatatttcctcggaattcatcggttttttccgaggaatactatttttctcggtattccgtcggaatattccgacgaaatgaattttcctcggaattccgtcggtatattccgaggaaattccgaggaagccaaattttgtgtttcctcggaattgcctcggaaattcctcggtatattccgaggaattcattttccgtcggaacgtccgtcagaataccgctgttttcttgtagtgatgtACCGACCCCAAActgattaagaaaaaaatatatgtgttGATTATAGAGCCTGTAATTGTTTTAAGCCCATAAATCTAAGGACGGTCTTGGGCATAGCGAGATGAAACATTCGCCTGCCTCCAAATGTTTAGTGGTTAATATATGTACCGACCCCAAActgattaagaaaaaaatatatgtgttGATTATAGAGCCTGTAATTGTTTTAAGCCCATAAATCTCAGGACGGCCTTGGACATAGCGAGAGAAACATCTCGTCTCAGGCCTCCAAATGTTTAGtggttaacttttttttttttttttggttggggTTGAAGGTGATGTATTGGCTGGAAAGGATGAATTTGGAATCCATCATGCGGGTATACTTGAAGGATGGTTTGGGGAATATTGGTGGAACACAAGAACTTTTGTTCTTCTCATTTCAACTCTCCTTGTCTTTGCTCCATTGACATCCTTCAAGCGGATTGGTAAGTATTTATGTTTCATCTTCTTCCAGATTCATAAGTATTTTCAAACATTGTGTTGCATATAGTTCCTTAGATGAAGGCATAACATCTTAGAATGCAATAGAGAATGTTAGCttcaagttttctttttttaaaggGCTTTTGCTTCTTGTCATAAGAACTTACTCTATGATATTTTTACGCTTAGAATGCAATGGAGAATGTGAGTCTTTTATGTTTGGTTTGTACATTATGTAATATTGTTGCTTTATGCTTCATTGCAGATTATTTGAGATTCACATCTGCAATATCACTTGCTCTAGCCGTTGTTTTTCTTGTCATCACTGCGGGAATCGTACGTCGTCACGAAGTTTTTCAGCGGTGGTTTGATGATGCCTAGACTCTTACCAAATGTCACTGACTTGTCATCTTTCTGGAGACTTTTCACCGTTGTTCCTGTGCTTGTCAATGCATACATTTGTCATTATAATGGTACACTCAGAACGGGTCTTTCTTGTTAAATTTTACATTTCaagaatgaaacaagaactcatCTTATccatttggttttttttttcagttcacAACATACATAACGAGCTTGAAGACCCCACTCAGATCAAACCCGTTGTTAGATCAGCTCTGACAGTGTGCTCTTCTGTTTACGTAATGACAAGCTTATTCGGATACCTCTTGTTCGGTGAATCTACCCTTGATGATGTTCTTGCAAACTTTGACACCGATCTTAATATCCCTTTTGGTTCGGTCCTAAACGACGCAGTCAGGTTCAGCTATGCAGCTCATCTAATGCTTGTGTTCCCCATCGTCTTTTACCCTTTGAGGGTCAACATCGATGGTCTATTATTCCCTAAGGCTCCATCGCTTGCTACATCGAACCTGAGATTTGGTTCTATCACTGCCGGCCTCATTGCTGTCATCTTTGTTGGTGCAAACTTCATTCCAAGCATTTGGGATGCTTTCCAGTTCACTGGAGCTACAGCGTCTGTCTGCATCGGTTTCATATTCCCTGCTGCTGTTATCCTAAAGTAAGTCCATTTGCTTCATAAGAGAGATTGGTTTTGGAACCTATTAATGATCTGAATGTATCTCTTGTGCTGTTACAGGGATCGTCATAACCAAGCAACAAAAAGGGACAAGTCTCTAGCCATTTTTGTGATTGTTCTTGCGGTTTTCTCCAACGCAATCGCCATTTATAGTGACGCTTATGCCTTATTCGAGAAGAACAATTCCACACTTGCAATCTGACCATACATGAAGAGTTTTATTGTGATAATGTCTTTAGAtgaaaacttgagaaatgaaaaatgtttaaataCATGTCATTGTTAACAATCTAGATCATGTTCGGCGCTAAAGCAATATCCAAAGTAACATATAGTTACGATTTGATATAATTGTCATTGTGAATATTCAGATACAAACAAAAACCAGCGACAAGTGTCTACTAGGAGTCATTGGGACAACTTTAAAAACAGAGTAATCGGGAGAGtctaaagaagaagaatgagatGAAGAAAGTGTTGACTTGGCTccatctctctgttttttttgcttaatcACTGGAATTAGCCTGAAGAGGGAAGCATGGCCTCCACACAGTTTCTTTGCCAATATCCATTAATGCTATTCCTTTAACTGTCAGTTCTGCTCTAATCTCATCACTTTTCtcaaactctttgttcttcctCGCCATTATCCTTTCTTCTATCTTTTGTGAAATGTCTTCTTCGCTCAATCCTGCCCTTGTTAGTGTTTTCTGTTTCATTTCTTTCAAAATCTCGGCATAGCTCAGGGTAGTGAGCAAACCAAGCACATCAAGAACTTCCCTGGCTGCTTTCTCAATCTCAACGAGTGACACAAGCAGAGACATCCTCTGTTTCTTCTGCATTTTCTGAAAATTTGAACAAAACCAGACAAGTTTGGTATGTAATGGTTATGAATGTCAAGAGGCACAAAAAATAAGAAGAGTAAAGCAGAAAACCTTGAGCTTGCCGATGGAAGCATTGATGAACTTCAATGCATCTTGGTAAGCACCCGTCAGTATATGGGCAGTATTCAAATCGTCTAACATCTTTCCTTCAAACTCACTTTTGAGCTTGTTAATGATGTCTTTGGCTTCTGCAGTCTGTTCAGATTTTCCAGTGTCTTCAGACATTGCTTCTCGATATGGCAAGAGAGCATCATTAAGATCTTGCAATGTCTAGTAAACCAATATCACAAGTCAGAGATGTAATTGAATATAAATCATTACAACTTAAGAGAGGCTAATCAAACTGATGAGTAGTtttgaaaacatatttgaaGCACTGCACCTGATAAACATAATA
This window encodes:
- the LOC103863803 gene encoding LOW QUALITY PROTEIN: amino acid transporter AVT6B (The sequence of the model RefSeq protein was modified relative to this genomic sequence to represent the inferred CDS: deleted 1 base in 1 codon), with product MSIGDAIQNHSETAPLLPESGRDGEIGHDEFNGASFTGAVFNLATTIIGAGIMALPATMKILGLVPGIAMIVLMAILTDSTIEFLLRFSRIGKTRSYGSLMEDSFGITGKIVLQASVLVSNIGVLIVYMIIIGDVLAGKDEFGIHHAGILEGWFGEYWWNTRTFVLLISTLLVFAPLTSFKRIDYLRFTSAISLALAVVFLVITAGIYVVTKFFSGGLMMPRLLPNVTDLSSFWRLFTVVPVLVNAYICHYNVHNIHNELEDPTQIKPVVRSALTVCSSVYVMTSLFGYLLFGESTLDDVLANFDTDLNIPFGSVLNDAVRFSYAAHLMLVFPIVFYPLRVNIDGLLFPKAPSLATSNLRFGSITAGLIAVIFVGANFIPSIWDAFQFTGATASVCIGFIFPAAVILKDRHNQATKRDKSLAIFVIVLAVFSNAIAIYSDAYALFEKNNSTLAI